One Streptomyces sp. V4I8 genomic window carries:
- a CDS encoding mycoredoxin: MQGTVTMYSTTWCGYCQRLKKQLEREGIAYTEINIEQDPESAAFVEKANGGNQTVPTVLFGDGSTLTNPSLAQVKQKIGV; this comes from the coding sequence ATGCAGGGCACTGTGACGATGTACAGCACCACGTGGTGCGGCTACTGCCAGCGGCTGAAGAAGCAGCTGGAGCGCGAGGGCATCGCGTACACCGAGATCAACATCGAGCAGGACCCCGAGTCCGCGGCGTTCGTCGAGAAGGCGAATGGCGGAAATCAGACGGTCCCGACCGTGCTTTTCGGGGACGGTTCGACGCTGACGAACCCGTCGCTGGCTCAGGTGAAGCAGAAGATCGGCGTGTGA
- a CDS encoding ATP-dependent DNA helicase UvrD2, translating to MPGHVTPAALVRLSRPACGQPAQPSPATWQHGRVTAATHSTLFPQVPDSADAVLEGLDPEQREVATALQGPVCVLAGAGTGKTRAITHRIAYGVRAGILQPSSVLAVTFTNRAAGEMRGRLRQLGAAGVQARTFHSAALRQLQYFWPKAVGGSMPRLVDRKIQLVADAAAACRIRLDRNELRDVTAEIEWSKVTQTVPADYPPAVAKAAREAPRDPAEIAQIYNVYEDLKRDRSVIDFEDVLLLTVGILQDRHDIADQVRSQYQHFVVDEYQDVSPLQQRLLELWLGDRDNLCVVGDASQTIYSFTGATPDHLIDFRTRHPGATVVKLVRDYRSTPQVVHLANGLLAQARGRAADHRLELVSQRDPGPEPLYTEYTDEPAEAEGAARRIRELMDSGVPASEIAILFRTNAQSETYEQALADAGVPYQLRGAERFFDRPEVRKAGIALRGAARFGGNDSLLDDAVDLPSQVRAVLSGEGWTTQPPAGSGAVRERWESLAALVNLAQDFAAAKPGATLADLVAELDERANAQHAPTVQGVTLASLHSAKGLEWDVVFLVGVAEGMMPITYAKTDEQIEEERRLLYVGVTRARQHLHVSWALTRAPGGRPNRRPSRFLDGLRPGSTGAAGRGAAGGSGGVVRGFTSRPDAAPRRAQRTPARCRVCGRTLTDAGEMKLMRCENCPSDMDEGLYERLREWRGIQARLSGQPDFCIFTDRTLMAIAEAEPISPVELSRIPGVLKRKLDRYGADVLAICAGQEVEEAADGE from the coding sequence ATGCCCGGCCACGTGACGCCTGCCGCATTAGTACGACTATCGAGGCCTGCCTGTGGACAACCGGCACAGCCGTCTCCGGCGACCTGGCAGCATGGCCGTGTGACAGCAGCAACGCACTCCACCCTCTTCCCGCAGGTACCGGACTCTGCCGACGCGGTGCTCGAAGGGCTCGACCCCGAGCAGCGCGAGGTGGCCACCGCACTGCAGGGTCCGGTGTGTGTGCTCGCGGGCGCCGGGACGGGTAAGACCCGGGCGATCACCCACCGCATCGCCTACGGGGTGCGCGCCGGCATCCTCCAGCCCTCCAGCGTGCTCGCCGTCACCTTCACCAACCGTGCCGCCGGAGAGATGCGCGGGCGACTGCGCCAACTCGGCGCCGCCGGGGTCCAGGCCCGCACGTTCCACTCGGCCGCCCTGCGCCAGCTCCAGTACTTCTGGCCGAAAGCAGTCGGTGGCTCCATGCCCCGGCTGGTCGACCGCAAGATCCAGCTCGTCGCCGACGCGGCCGCGGCTTGCCGCATCCGCCTCGACCGGAACGAGCTGCGGGACGTCACCGCCGAGATCGAGTGGTCCAAGGTCACCCAGACCGTCCCCGCCGACTATCCGCCCGCCGTCGCCAAGGCGGCCCGCGAAGCCCCCCGGGACCCGGCCGAGATCGCCCAGATCTACAACGTGTACGAGGACCTCAAGCGGGACCGCTCGGTCATCGACTTCGAGGACGTCCTGCTGCTCACCGTCGGCATCCTTCAGGACCGCCACGACATCGCCGACCAGGTCCGCTCGCAGTACCAGCACTTCGTGGTCGACGAATACCAGGACGTCAGCCCGCTCCAGCAGCGCCTGCTGGAGCTGTGGCTCGGCGATCGGGACAACCTGTGTGTGGTCGGCGACGCCAGCCAGACGATCTACTCATTCACAGGAGCAACTCCCGACCATCTGATCGACTTCCGCACCCGTCACCCCGGTGCCACGGTCGTCAAACTGGTCCGCGACTACCGCTCCACCCCTCAGGTCGTCCATCTCGCCAACGGCCTCCTCGCCCAGGCCAGGGGCCGCGCCGCCGATCACCGCCTGGAACTGGTCTCCCAGCGCGACCCCGGCCCCGAACCCCTCTATACCGAGTACACCGACGAACCCGCCGAGGCCGAGGGCGCCGCCCGCCGGATCCGGGAGCTCATGGACTCCGGCGTCCCGGCCAGCGAGATCGCCATCCTGTTCCGTACGAACGCGCAGTCCGAGACCTACGAGCAGGCCCTCGCCGACGCGGGCGTCCCCTATCAGCTGCGCGGCGCCGAGCGGTTCTTCGACCGTCCCGAGGTGCGCAAGGCGGGCATCGCCCTGCGTGGCGCGGCTCGCTTCGGCGGCAACGACTCGCTCCTCGACGACGCCGTCGATCTGCCCTCGCAGGTGCGGGCCGTGTTGTCGGGGGAGGGCTGGACGACCCAGCCCCCCGCCGGCTCCGGTGCCGTCAGAGAGCGCTGGGAATCGCTGGCCGCCCTGGTGAACCTCGCCCAGGACTTCGCCGCCGCCAAGCCCGGCGCCACCCTCGCCGACCTTGTCGCGGAGCTCGACGAGCGGGCGAACGCCCAGCACGCCCCGACCGTCCAGGGCGTCACCCTTGCCTCCCTGCACTCGGCCAAGGGCCTGGAGTGGGACGTCGTCTTCCTGGTCGGCGTCGCCGAGGGCATGATGCCGATCACCTACGCAAAGACCGACGAGCAGATCGAGGAGGAGCGCCGTCTGCTCTATGTCGGCGTCACCCGCGCCAGACAGCACCTCCATGTCTCCTGGGCGCTCACCCGCGCACCCGGCGGCCGCCCGAACCGCCGCCCCAGCCGCTTCCTCGACGGACTGCGCCCCGGCTCGACCGGCGCCGCCGGACGCGGCGCCGCCGGTGGTTCAGGAGGCGTCGTGCGCGGCTTCACGAGCAGACCGGACGCCGCCCCGAGACGCGCCCAGCGCACCCCGGCCCGATGTCGTGTGTGCGGGCGCACCCTCACCGACGCGGGTGAGATGAAGCTGATGCGCTGCGAGAACTGTCCCTCCGACATGGACGAGGGCCTCTACGAGCGACTCCGTGAGTGGCGTGGGATCCAGGCACGGCTCAGCGGCCAGCCGGACTTCTGCATCTTCACCGACAGGACCCTGATGGCGATCGCTGAGGCGGAGCCGATCAGTCCGGTTGAGTTGTCCCGCATCCCAGGCGTCCTCAAGCGGAAACTCGACCGCTACGGAGCCGATGTGCTGGCCATTTGTGCAGGCCAGGAGGTTGAGGAGGCCGCCGATGGGGAATGA
- a CDS encoding AIM24 family protein, whose protein sequence is MNQPLAGYAPAPVTARMENHGNHMLKVAMQTGNDLFARVGSMVAYEGFVQYEPNPPAVRQIAKDWMTGEGAPLMKCTGDGLLYLADYGANVVVINLNGDGISVNATNLLAFDAHLTWGVERVKGLAKFAGQGLWNTKISGQGWVALTSRGKPIVVDCGGGEDETYVDPDALVAWSPNLKVKGKRSFKAQSLIGRGSGEAYQMAFSGQGIVVVQPSEDSTDRLRVRG, encoded by the coding sequence ATGAACCAGCCGCTCGCGGGCTACGCCCCCGCACCCGTCACCGCCCGCATGGAGAACCACGGCAACCACATGCTGAAGGTCGCCATGCAGACCGGGAACGACCTCTTCGCGCGCGTGGGGTCGATGGTCGCCTACGAGGGCTTCGTCCAGTACGAGCCCAACCCGCCGGCCGTGCGCCAGATCGCCAAGGACTGGATGACCGGCGAGGGCGCGCCCCTGATGAAGTGCACCGGCGACGGACTGCTCTACCTTGCCGACTACGGCGCCAACGTCGTCGTCATCAACCTCAACGGCGACGGGATCTCCGTCAACGCCACCAACCTGCTCGCTTTCGACGCCCATCTGACGTGGGGCGTCGAGCGCGTGAAGGGCCTGGCGAAGTTCGCCGGACAGGGCCTGTGGAACACCAAGATCTCCGGGCAGGGCTGGGTCGCGCTGACCTCCCGGGGCAAGCCGATCGTCGTCGACTGCGGCGGTGGCGAGGACGAGACGTACGTCGACCCGGACGCGCTCGTCGCCTGGTCGCCCAACCTCAAGGTCAAGGGCAAGCGCAGCTTCAAGGCGCAGTCGCTCATCGGCCGGGGCAGCGGCGAGGCCTACCAGATGGCCTTCTCCGGCCAGGGCATCGTCGTCGTCCAGCCCAGCGAGGACAGCACCGACCGTCTCCGGGTCCGGGGCTGA
- a CDS encoding NUDIX hydrolase, with the protein MSLYDDAVLVLKGYEDQTELRQAYLDHLAAHPDGMWKSCESGHLTASALVIDPSRGRVLLTLHKKLRMWLQMGGHCEPQDPSLPAAALREATEESGVTGLSLLPGGPVRLDRHPIPAPCHWHFDVQYAVLAPPDAEHAISEESLDVRWFAYAEVAEVADESVVRLLEATRARL; encoded by the coding sequence GTGAGCCTGTACGACGACGCGGTCCTCGTGCTCAAGGGGTACGAGGACCAGACCGAACTGCGCCAGGCCTACCTGGATCATCTCGCCGCTCATCCGGACGGTATGTGGAAGTCCTGCGAGTCCGGGCACCTCACGGCGAGCGCCCTGGTGATCGACCCGTCGCGCGGGCGCGTGCTGCTGACCCTTCACAAGAAGCTGCGCATGTGGCTGCAGATGGGCGGCCACTGCGAGCCGCAGGATCCCTCCCTGCCCGCCGCGGCCCTGCGCGAGGCCACGGAGGAGTCCGGTGTCACCGGCCTGTCGCTGCTGCCGGGCGGCCCGGTGCGGCTCGACCGGCACCCGATCCCGGCACCCTGCCACTGGCACTTCGACGTGCAGTACGCGGTCCTGGCCCCGCCGGACGCCGAGCACGCGATCAGCGAGGAGTCGCTGGACGTGCGCTGGTTCGCCTACGCCGAGGTGGCGGAGGTGGCCGACGAGTCGGTCGTACGCCTCCTGGAGGCGACGCGGGCGAGGCTGTGA
- a CDS encoding TOMM precursor leader peptide-binding protein codes for MAPLVKPALRRGWRDLNTVQFGMTPAHALTLGPMDTATGSFLDLLNGTRGLELLREEGRRMDLPDGHVDGLVGRLAGAGLLDDAKGGGPAGDALRRKKEVLDRLRPDLASLSLTTSEPGEAIGRLAARRSLRVQVRGAGRVGSMVASLLSGAGVGEVDVRDVGRVEPWDVTPGGLPAEAIGDRRDEAARRAARRCAPDRPPRRGSRRPPGPDSTGHSLVIIAPRDDVAVHAPLPSAAEPLITSGTPHLYAGVVEGTGMVGPLVLPGETGCAGCLHEGRTDRDPAWPRLVAQWRSGSGRARRVPPCDLALAGLVAGLAAAHALAFLDGRIPSSAGARWEVSLPGLTWHARPVWAHPACPCGATEKGEGEHPSEDGGSHETMAEQRPSKTLRRKADAERLAGTWRAHV; via the coding sequence GTGGCTCCGCTGGTGAAGCCCGCGCTCAGGCGCGGCTGGCGGGATCTCAACACCGTACAGTTCGGGATGACTCCGGCACACGCGCTGACGCTGGGTCCGATGGACACGGCGACGGGCAGCTTCCTCGACCTGCTCAACGGCACCCGCGGGTTGGAGCTGCTGCGCGAAGAAGGCCGCCGCATGGACCTGCCGGACGGTCATGTCGACGGGCTGGTGGGGCGACTGGCAGGGGCCGGGCTCCTCGACGACGCGAAGGGCGGCGGCCCGGCCGGTGACGCCCTGCGACGGAAGAAGGAGGTCCTGGACCGGCTGCGCCCCGATCTGGCCTCCCTTTCCCTGACCACGTCCGAGCCTGGCGAGGCGATCGGCCGCCTGGCTGCCCGCCGCTCACTGCGCGTGCAGGTGAGGGGCGCCGGCCGGGTGGGTTCCATGGTGGCTTCACTGCTGTCGGGTGCGGGGGTCGGCGAGGTCGACGTGCGGGATGTCGGCCGGGTCGAGCCGTGGGACGTCACGCCGGGCGGTCTGCCCGCGGAGGCGATCGGCGACCGCAGGGACGAGGCCGCGCGGCGGGCCGCACGCCGCTGCGCACCGGACCGCCCACCACGCCGCGGCTCCCGACGACCTCCCGGCCCCGACAGCACCGGCCACTCGCTGGTGATCATCGCGCCACGGGACGACGTCGCGGTGCACGCCCCGCTCCCGTCCGCCGCCGAGCCCCTCATCACTTCCGGTACGCCCCATCTGTACGCCGGCGTCGTGGAGGGAACGGGCATGGTCGGCCCGCTCGTCCTACCCGGCGAGACCGGCTGCGCCGGCTGTCTCCACGAGGGGCGCACCGACCGGGACCCGGCCTGGCCCCGCCTGGTCGCGCAGTGGCGCTCGGGATCGGGCAGGGCACGCCGGGTGCCGCCCTGCGATCTCGCGCTGGCCGGCTTGGTCGCCGGACTGGCCGCCGCACACGCCCTCGCCTTCCTGGACGGTCGGATTCCGTCGAGCGCGGGTGCACGCTGGGAGGTGTCCCTACCCGGCCTGACCTGGCACGCCCGGCCGGTGTGGGCACACCCCGCCTGCCCGTGCGGCGCCACGGAGAAAGGTGAGGGAGAACACCCCTCCGAGGACGGGGGGTCGCACGAGACAATGGCGGAGCAACGGCCGTCGAAGACGTTACGCCGTAAGGCAGACGCGGAGCGGCTGGCTGGGACCTGGAGGGCGCATGTCTGA
- a CDS encoding ABC1 kinase family protein → MSDLPRKAVTRTAKLAALPLGFAGRATWGLGKRIVGESAEIVGRELQQRTAEQLFKVLGELKGGAMKFGQALSVFESALPEEVAGPYRAALTKLQEAAPPMPTRTVHTVLAERLGADWHDLFLEFEDKPAAAASIGQVHRGVWHDGREVAVKVQYPGAGEALLSDLNQLSRFARLLGPLIPGMDIKPLIAELKDRVSEELDYDLEAQAQQAHAEEFADDPDVVVPAVVQQCDQVLVTEWIDGIPLSEVISDGTPEQRNRAGQLLARFLFSGPARTGLLHADPHPGNFRLLPGGPEGEDDWRLGVLDFGTVDRLPGGLPTPIGESLRMTLDGEADAVYDLLRVEGFVKESIDLDPNAVLDYLLPIIEPAQADEFTFTRGWMRSQAARVADPRSPAYQLGKQLNLPPAYLLIHRVTLSTIGVLCQLGATVRLREELEEWLPGFVSDELTDEGESAAEA, encoded by the coding sequence ATGTCTGATCTTCCCCGCAAGGCGGTCACCCGTACCGCCAAGCTCGCCGCGCTTCCGCTCGGCTTCGCCGGGCGGGCGACCTGGGGACTCGGCAAGCGGATCGTCGGCGAGTCCGCGGAGATCGTCGGCCGCGAGCTGCAGCAGCGCACCGCGGAGCAGTTGTTCAAGGTGCTCGGCGAGCTCAAGGGCGGCGCGATGAAGTTCGGCCAGGCCCTGTCCGTCTTCGAGTCGGCCCTGCCCGAGGAGGTCGCCGGCCCTTACCGCGCGGCCCTCACCAAGCTGCAGGAGGCGGCGCCCCCGATGCCGACGCGCACCGTGCACACGGTGCTGGCGGAGCGGCTCGGCGCGGACTGGCACGACCTGTTCCTGGAGTTCGAGGACAAGCCCGCCGCGGCGGCCTCGATCGGCCAGGTGCACCGAGGGGTGTGGCACGACGGCCGCGAGGTGGCCGTGAAGGTGCAGTATCCCGGAGCAGGCGAGGCCCTCCTGTCCGACCTGAACCAACTGAGCCGTTTCGCCCGACTCTTGGGTCCGCTGATTCCCGGCATGGACATCAAGCCGCTGATCGCGGAGCTCAAGGACCGGGTCTCCGAGGAACTGGACTACGACCTGGAGGCGCAGGCCCAGCAGGCGCACGCGGAGGAGTTCGCCGACGATCCGGACGTCGTCGTGCCGGCGGTGGTCCAGCAGTGCGATCAGGTGCTGGTCACGGAGTGGATCGACGGCATCCCGCTCTCGGAAGTGATCTCGGACGGCACCCCGGAGCAGCGCAACCGGGCCGGCCAGCTCCTGGCCCGCTTCCTCTTCTCCGGCCCGGCCCGCACGGGTCTCCTGCACGCCGATCCGCACCCGGGCAACTTCCGACTCCTGCCGGGCGGCCCCGAGGGCGAGGACGACTGGCGGCTGGGTGTCCTGGACTTCGGCACGGTCGACCGCCTCCCGGGCGGCCTGCCCACCCCCATCGGCGAGTCCCTGCGCATGACCCTGGACGGCGAGGCGGACGCCGTCTACGACCTTCTCCGCGTCGAGGGCTTCGTCAAGGAATCCATCGACCTGGACCCCAACGCCGTCCTCGACTACCTCCTGCCGATCATCGAACCGGCCCAGGCCGACGAGTTCACCTTCACCCGCGGCTGGATGCGCAGCCAGGCCGCGCGCGTGGCCGACCCCCGCTCCCCCGCCTATCAACTGGGCAAACAGCTCAACCTGCCCCCGGCGTACCTCCTCATTCACCGGGTGACGTTGAGCACGATCGGGGTGCTGTGCCAGCTGGGCGCCACGGTGCGGCTGCGCGAGGAACTGGAGGAGTGGCTGCCGGGGTTCGTTTCGGACGAGCTGACGGACGAGGGGGAGTCGGCGGCCGAGGCGTGA
- a CDS encoding TerD family protein, whose translation MAREFQRGHKARISDLTAGTDLYVGVQIAAPGLTFDISCFGLDADERLSDDRYFIFFNQPKSPEESIQLLGAQAGDTESFRVTLDKIPPQIQKLSFTATIDGAGQMSQISPGYVRIVAGGEEVARYAFNGSEFSTERAVMLGDFYLKDVWRFAAVGQGFDGGLDALLRNFGGEVAEEEAPAASQQPQQPQAGAAAPGFAPPAQATAPPAFGAPAAAAPAPAPAPAAQGFAPPQGATPPPPAPAPAPSVHAQPTIVAPMTPPGGAPPPPAPAPAPYGQPGQQAPYGQAPAPTAPPPPGYGQPQAPQAPAPPPGYGSQPTPPPGYGQPTPPPGYGQQPSYGQAPGQQAPYGAPQGAPQGPGVAAALQQFKETPTGQRWTQQNKKLVRVDLGIGGHPVLARQGSMVLYQGKVDFSYKGAGFAGRVVGNATGQEMQLMRCTGQGQVFLAENSTMLHPIELQGDGICVSAENVLAFDESLQYEVRRIEGHGIPGGALFTMQFTGTGTIVVKTHGTPVVLPVTPTTFADCNAVVAWSAASQVVVSSQVRMRRNSYPGDTGESVNLQFRGAPGNFIVVQPYEI comes from the coding sequence ATGGCCAGGGAATTCCAACGCGGCCACAAGGCCAGGATCAGTGACCTCACCGCGGGCACAGATCTGTACGTAGGTGTGCAGATCGCCGCTCCGGGACTGACGTTCGACATCAGCTGCTTCGGTCTTGACGCCGACGAACGGCTCTCGGACGACCGCTACTTCATCTTCTTCAACCAGCCGAAGTCTCCCGAGGAGTCCATCCAGCTCCTCGGCGCCCAGGCCGGTGACACGGAGTCCTTCCGGGTCACGCTCGACAAGATCCCCCCGCAGATCCAGAAGCTGTCCTTCACGGCGACGATCGACGGCGCCGGACAGATGTCGCAGATCAGCCCCGGATACGTCCGCATCGTCGCCGGCGGCGAGGAGGTGGCCCGGTACGCCTTCAATGGCTCGGAGTTCTCCACCGAACGCGCCGTCATGCTGGGCGACTTCTACCTCAAGGACGTCTGGCGGTTCGCCGCGGTAGGTCAGGGCTTCGACGGCGGCCTCGACGCGCTGCTGAGGAACTTCGGCGGCGAGGTCGCCGAGGAGGAGGCGCCGGCCGCCTCGCAGCAGCCCCAGCAGCCTCAGGCCGGTGCGGCGGCCCCCGGCTTCGCACCGCCCGCCCAGGCCACCGCGCCGCCCGCGTTCGGCGCCCCGGCCGCCGCGGCACCGGCTCCCGCTCCCGCGCCCGCCGCGCAGGGCTTCGCGCCCCCGCAGGGTGCCACCCCGCCGCCTCCGGCCCCGGCTCCCGCGCCCTCGGTGCACGCCCAGCCCACCATCGTCGCGCCCATGACGCCGCCCGGCGGCGCCCCGCCGCCCCCGGCCCCGGCGCCCGCGCCCTACGGTCAGCCCGGGCAGCAGGCGCCGTACGGCCAGGCGCCCGCGCCGACGGCCCCGCCGCCGCCCGGCTACGGCCAGCCCCAGGCGCCGCAGGCCCCCGCCCCGCCGCCCGGCTACGGCAGCCAGCCGACGCCGCCTCCCGGGTACGGTCAGCCGACGCCGCCTCCGGGCTACGGCCAGCAGCCCTCTTATGGGCAGGCCCCGGGCCAGCAGGCGCCGTACGGAGCTCCGCAGGGCGCACCGCAGGGCCCCGGTGTGGCCGCGGCGCTCCAGCAGTTCAAGGAGACGCCCACCGGCCAGCGCTGGACGCAGCAGAACAAGAAGCTGGTCCGTGTCGACCTCGGCATCGGTGGCCACCCCGTGCTCGCCCGGCAGGGCAGCATGGTGCTCTACCAGGGCAAGGTCGACTTCAGCTACAAGGGCGCCGGGTTCGCCGGGCGGGTCGTGGGCAACGCGACCGGCCAGGAGATGCAGCTGATGCGCTGTACTGGCCAGGGGCAGGTGTTCCTCGCCGAGAACTCCACGATGCTGCACCCGATCGAGCTCCAGGGCGACGGCATCTGCGTCTCCGCGGAGAACGTCCTCGCCTTCGACGAGAGCCTCCAGTACGAGGTCCGTCGCATCGAGGGGCACGGCATCCCCGGCGGCGCGCTGTTCACGATGCAGTTCACGGGCACCGGCACGATCGTCGTGAAGACGCACGGCACGCCCGTGGTCCTCCCGGTCACGCCCACCACGTTCGCCGACTGCAACGCCGTGGTCGCCTGGTCGGCCGCCTCCCAGGTGGTCGTCTCCAGCCAGGTGCGCATGCGCCGCAACTCCTACCCCGGGGACACCGGAGAGAGCGTCAACCTCCAGTTCCGTGGCGCGCCCGGCAACTTCATCGTCGTCCAGCCGTACGAGATCTGA
- the nudC gene encoding NAD(+) diphosphatase: MTTSTDHTADRPISLTAPSGIDRAAHHRLDEAWLAAAWSHPKTRCFVVSGGQVLIDETADGRTELVMTPTFEAPLTEAHRYFLGIDEDGVSYFALQKDALPGRIDQSARAAGLREAGLLLSPREAGLMVHAVGLENWQRTHRFCSRCGERTVIAAAGHIRRCPACGAEHYPRTDPAVIMAVTDEDDRILLGRQVHWPEGRFSTLAGFVEPGESIEQAVRREVFEEAGVIVGQVEYVASQPWPFPSSLMLGFMAHATSTEVQVDGDEIHEARWFSREELRAAFDSGEVMPPYGISIAARLIELWYGKPLPTRSV, from the coding sequence GTGACCACCTCGACCGACCACACCGCCGACCGACCCATCTCGCTCACCGCTCCGAGCGGCATCGACCGCGCAGCCCACCACCGGCTCGACGAGGCCTGGCTCGCGGCGGCATGGAGCCACCCCAAGACCCGCTGCTTCGTGGTTTCCGGCGGCCAGGTCCTCATCGACGAGACGGCGGACGGGCGCACCGAACTCGTCATGACCCCCACCTTCGAGGCCCCCCTCACCGAGGCGCACCGCTACTTCCTCGGCATCGACGAGGACGGCGTCAGCTACTTCGCCCTCCAGAAGGACGCGCTGCCCGGCCGCATCGACCAGTCCGCGCGGGCGGCCGGCCTGCGCGAGGCCGGTCTGCTGCTGTCGCCGCGCGAAGCCGGCCTGATGGTGCACGCCGTCGGGCTGGAGAACTGGCAGCGCACCCACCGCTTCTGCTCCCGCTGCGGCGAGCGCACCGTGATCGCCGCGGCCGGCCACATCCGCCGCTGCCCCGCCTGCGGCGCCGAGCACTACCCGCGCACCGACCCCGCCGTGATCATGGCCGTCACGGACGAGGACGACCGCATCCTCCTCGGCCGTCAGGTCCACTGGCCCGAAGGCCGCTTCTCGACGCTCGCCGGCTTCGTCGAGCCCGGCGAGTCCATCGAGCAGGCCGTGCGCCGCGAGGTCTTCGAGGAGGCCGGTGTCATCGTCGGCCAGGTCGAGTACGTCGCCAGCCAGCCGTGGCCCTTCCCGTCCAGCCTCATGCTGGGCTTCATGGCCCACGCCACCTCCACCGAGGTCCAGGTCGACGGCGACGAGATCCACGAGGCCCGCTGGTTCTCCCGTGAGGAACTGCGCGCCGCCTTCGACTCCGGTGAGGTCATGCCGCCCTACGGCATCTCGATCGCGGCCCGCCTGATCGAGCTCTGGTACGGCAAGCCGCTGCCGACGCGCAGCGTCTAG
- a CDS encoding AIM24 family protein, translating to MQSPLFAYNDQQTQDRWSLQNKQMLRVTLEGHDDILARKGTMVAYQGLVEFDAEYQSNQQGRARAHTGEGLDLMRCHGQGTVYLANLKQHVHVVEVEQDGLTVDSSYVLAMDSSLHHEVIAVDSLYGISGSGKYQLNITGRGKVALMTSGMPLMLQVTPDKYVNCDADAIVAWSTSMRVQMQAQTHSSGVWRRRGNTGEGWELSFMGSGYAIVQPSELLPPQNAQIGSGLAAQYGMGQQGARAQNQGNVWS from the coding sequence ATGCAGAGTCCGCTTTTCGCCTACAACGACCAGCAGACCCAGGACCGCTGGAGCCTGCAGAACAAGCAGATGCTCCGCGTCACCCTGGAGGGCCACGACGACATCCTCGCCCGCAAGGGCACGATGGTCGCCTACCAGGGCCTGGTCGAGTTCGACGCCGAGTACCAGAGCAACCAGCAGGGACGCGCGCGTGCGCACACCGGCGAGGGCCTCGACCTCATGCGCTGCCACGGGCAGGGCACGGTCTACCTCGCCAACCTCAAGCAGCACGTCCACGTGGTGGAGGTGGAGCAGGACGGGCTGACCGTCGACAGCAGCTATGTGCTGGCGATGGACTCCTCGCTGCACCACGAGGTCATCGCCGTGGACAGCCTCTACGGCATCTCCGGCTCCGGGAAGTACCAGCTCAACATCACCGGCCGCGGCAAGGTCGCCCTCATGACCTCCGGCATGCCGCTGATGTTGCAGGTGACGCCCGACAAGTACGTCAACTGCGACGCCGACGCGATCGTCGCCTGGTCGACGAGCATGCGCGTCCAGATGCAGGCCCAGACGCACTCCTCCGGGGTGTGGCGGCGCCGCGGCAACACCGGCGAGGGCTGGGAGCTCAGCTTCATGGGCAGCGGTTACGCGATCGTCCAGCCCAGCGAGCTGCTGCCGCCGCAGAACGCCCAGATCGGGTCCGGCCTCGCTGCCCAGTACGGCATGGGGCAGCAGGGGGCCCGGGCGCAGAACCAGGGCAACGTCTGGAGCTGA
- a CDS encoding WhiB family transcriptional regulator has product MQLEAHAPSVPPSDVIPKPGLTEDPTLTPLTALTALDDAIENLGVPVPCRSYDPEVFFAESPADVEYAKSLCRTCPLMEACLAGAKERREPWGVWGGELFVQGVVVARKRPRGRPRKNPVTA; this is encoded by the coding sequence GTGCAACTCGAAGCGCACGCCCCGTCCGTACCGCCTTCAGACGTGATCCCCAAGCCCGGCCTCACGGAGGACCCCACCTTGACCCCGCTCACTGCGCTCACCGCGCTCGACGACGCCATCGAGAACCTCGGCGTGCCCGTCCCCTGCCGTTCCTACGACCCGGAGGTCTTCTTCGCCGAGTCGCCGGCGGACGTCGAGTACGCCAAGTCCCTCTGCCGTACCTGCCCGCTGATGGAGGCCTGCCTCGCCGGCGCCAAGGAGCGGCGTGAGCCCTGGGGCGTCTGGGGTGGCGAGCTGTTCGTCCAGGGTGTCGTCGTCGCCCGGAAGCGGCCGCGTGGCCGCCCGCGCAAGAACCCGGTCACGGCATGA
- a CDS encoding M48 family metallopeptidase, whose protein sequence is MSADPLHRAGTPQRRTTTPPSSGSGASAIEVRRSARRRRTVSAYREGDRTVVLIPARMSEAEEQRWVNVMLDKLAAQESKRVLGDAELAERAERLSEQYFEGRARPSSVRWVTNQNTRWGSCTPAEGSIRLSHRLQGMPEYVVDYVLLHELAHLLVPGHGPRFWRLLEAYPRTERAKGYLEGVVAAERLPHLPGARGE, encoded by the coding sequence GTGTCCGCCGACCCACTGCACCGCGCCGGAACGCCACAGCGCCGCACGACGACCCCGCCGTCGAGCGGCTCGGGAGCGAGCGCGATCGAGGTCCGCAGGAGCGCCCGGCGTCGCCGGACGGTTTCGGCGTACCGCGAGGGCGATCGCACCGTCGTGCTCATCCCCGCCCGGATGTCCGAGGCCGAGGAGCAGCGCTGGGTGAACGTCATGCTCGACAAGCTGGCCGCCCAGGAGAGCAAGCGGGTTCTCGGCGACGCGGAACTGGCCGAGCGTGCCGAGCGGCTGTCGGAGCAGTACTTCGAGGGCCGCGCCCGGCCCAGCTCGGTCCGCTGGGTCACCAACCAGAACACCCGCTGGGGCTCGTGCACCCCGGCCGAGGGCAGCATCCGTCTTTCGCACCGGTTGCAGGGCATGCCCGAGTACGTCGTCGACTACGTCCTCCTGCACGAGCTCGCCCATCTTCTGGTGCCCGGTCACGGTCCCCGCTTCTGGCGGCTGCTGGAGGCGTATCCCCGCACCGAGCGGGCGAAGGGCTATCTCGAAGGCGTGGTCGCCGCCGAGCGGCTGCCTCATCTGCCCGGCGCGCGCGGCGAATGA